The Streptomyces sp. NBC_00691 genome has a segment encoding these proteins:
- a CDS encoding amino acid permease, with protein sequence MSPSAARIKTPQQLLAESGADLEGHGLKRTMGLFQLVCFGVGAIVGTGIFVGLSDSVAEAGPAVVISFVLAAITCVFTAFSFAELGGAIPVSGSSYSFAYASLGERAAFLVGWCLLLEYGVSVSAVAVGWSQYLNELLESLTGWQLPTALSAGPGDGGVVNVPAVVVIALAATLLVRGVRESARATAAMAILKIGILIVFCAVGFSAFRAGHLSPFAEHGTAGITAGASVAFFSFIGFDAITTAGEEVKNPRRNIPIAILVCIGLVTLLYCAVALSAIGALGAGAVADRPAALSLVVDQVTGSSVGGGIIAFGAVVAIASVVLAVMYGQTRILMSMSRDGLVPRVFERVSPKSATPVANTWIVAAVFAVPAAFASLDVVVGLTTIGTLAVMAAVNLAVMVLRRRNPELPRSFRVPFFPLSPILGIGFCLYLIWGTGWTTWLQFAGFLVVGTLVYAVYGRRHSRLVTAPSEVAAPVSRAG encoded by the coding sequence ATGTCCCCGTCCGCCGCGCGGATCAAGACCCCGCAGCAGCTCCTCGCCGAATCCGGTGCCGACCTCGAAGGCCACGGCCTCAAGCGCACCATGGGCCTCTTCCAGCTCGTGTGCTTCGGCGTCGGGGCGATCGTCGGCACCGGCATCTTCGTCGGCCTCTCCGACAGCGTCGCCGAGGCGGGCCCCGCGGTGGTGATCTCCTTCGTCCTCGCCGCGATCACCTGCGTCTTCACCGCCTTCTCCTTCGCGGAGCTGGGCGGCGCGATCCCGGTCTCGGGCTCCTCGTACTCCTTCGCGTACGCGAGCCTCGGCGAGCGGGCCGCCTTCCTCGTCGGCTGGTGCCTGCTCCTGGAGTACGGCGTCTCCGTCTCCGCGGTCGCCGTCGGCTGGAGCCAGTACCTCAACGAACTGCTGGAGAGCCTCACCGGCTGGCAGCTGCCGACGGCGCTCTCCGCCGGGCCCGGCGACGGCGGGGTCGTCAACGTGCCCGCCGTGGTCGTGATCGCGCTCGCCGCCACGCTGCTGGTCCGCGGCGTCCGGGAGAGCGCGCGGGCGACCGCCGCCATGGCGATCCTCAAGATCGGGATCCTGATCGTCTTCTGCGCCGTCGGCTTCTCGGCCTTCCGGGCCGGCCACCTCTCGCCGTTCGCCGAGCACGGCACGGCCGGGATCACCGCCGGCGCCTCGGTGGCCTTCTTCTCGTTCATCGGCTTCGACGCGATCACCACGGCCGGCGAGGAGGTCAAGAACCCGCGGCGGAACATCCCGATCGCGATCCTCGTCTGCATCGGACTCGTCACGCTGCTCTACTGCGCCGTCGCGCTCTCCGCGATCGGAGCCCTCGGGGCCGGCGCCGTGGCGGACCGGCCGGCCGCGCTCTCGCTGGTCGTCGACCAGGTCACCGGATCGTCGGTCGGCGGCGGGATCATCGCGTTCGGCGCGGTCGTCGCCATCGCCTCCGTCGTCCTCGCCGTGATGTACGGGCAGACCCGCATCCTGATGTCGATGTCCCGCGACGGCCTCGTACCCCGTGTCTTCGAGCGGGTCTCGCCGAAGTCCGCCACTCCGGTGGCCAACACATGGATCGTGGCCGCGGTCTTCGCCGTACCGGCGGCGTTCGCCTCGCTCGACGTGGTCGTCGGCCTGACCACCATCGGCACGCTCGCCGTCATGGCGGCCGTCAACCTCGCGGTGATGGTGCTCCGGCGCCGGAACCCCGAGCTGCCGCGCTCGTTCCGGGTGCCGTTCTTCCCCCTGAGCCCGATCCTCGGCATCGGCTTCTGCCTCTACCTGATCTGGGGCACGGGCTGGACGACGTGGCTGCAGTTCGCCGGATTCCTGGTCGTCGGGACGCTGGTGTACGCCGTCTACGGACGCCGCCACTCGCGTCTGGTCACCGCTCCGAGCGAGGTCGCTGCGCCGGTATCCCGGGCAGGGTGA
- a CDS encoding acyl-CoA dehydrogenase family protein — MPAFSLDPAQITWCAELRTLAAERLKPLADKGRPGRVNRPLVAALGELGLLARLFDAGALELCLLRESLARTCTEAETALALQGLGAHPVAAFGTPAQRARWLPEATAGRAVAAFALSEPGAGSDAAALALEARPDGAGGWRLYGEKRWISNAPEADFATVFARTTPDAGARGVTAFLVPGDRPGLGGEALDMLAPHALGTLTFDGVPVGPDDLLGEPDRGFRVAMHTLNLFRPSVGAFAVGMAQAALDAALAHTADRPAFGGRLADLQSVAHLIAEMATRTEAARLLVYAAAGAYDDGDPDVPRRSAMAKLLATETAQYVVDSAVQLHGARALQRGHLLEHLYREVRAPRIYEGATEVQRTIIAKELYASHHSAPGTHRQEPRP; from the coding sequence ATGCCCGCATTCTCGCTCGATCCGGCACAGATCACCTGGTGTGCGGAGCTCCGTACCCTCGCCGCCGAACGCCTGAAGCCCCTCGCCGACAAGGGCCGACCGGGCCGGGTCAACCGCCCCCTGGTGGCCGCCCTCGGCGAGCTCGGCCTCCTCGCCCGGCTCTTCGACGCAGGCGCCCTCGAACTCTGCCTGCTGCGCGAATCCCTCGCCAGGACCTGCACCGAGGCCGAGACCGCCCTCGCCCTCCAGGGCCTCGGCGCCCATCCCGTCGCCGCCTTCGGCACCCCCGCGCAGCGCGCCCGCTGGCTCCCCGAGGCCACCGCGGGACGCGCCGTCGCCGCGTTCGCGCTCTCCGAGCCGGGTGCCGGCTCCGACGCCGCCGCGCTGGCCCTGGAGGCCCGCCCCGACGGAGCGGGCGGCTGGCGGCTGTACGGCGAGAAGCGCTGGATCTCCAACGCCCCCGAGGCCGACTTCGCCACCGTCTTCGCCCGCACCACCCCGGACGCCGGAGCCCGCGGGGTCACCGCCTTCCTCGTCCCCGGCGACCGGCCCGGACTCGGCGGCGAGGCCCTCGACATGCTCGCCCCGCACGCCCTGGGCACCCTCACCTTCGACGGCGTCCCCGTCGGCCCCGACGACCTGCTCGGCGAACCCGACCGGGGCTTCCGGGTCGCGATGCACACCCTCAACCTCTTCCGGCCCAGCGTCGGGGCCTTCGCCGTCGGCATGGCCCAGGCCGCCCTCGACGCGGCCCTCGCCCACACCGCCGACCGCCCCGCCTTCGGCGGACGCCTCGCCGACCTCCAGTCGGTCGCGCACCTGATCGCCGAGATGGCCACCCGCACCGAGGCCGCCCGCCTCCTCGTCTACGCGGCGGCCGGCGCGTACGACGACGGCGACCCGGACGTGCCCCGTCGCTCCGCCATGGCGAAGCTCCTCGCCACCGAGACCGCGCAGTACGTCGTCGACTCCGCCGTCCAACTCCACGGCGCCCGCGCCCTCCAGCGCGGCCACCTCCTCGAACACCTCTACCGTGAGGTCAGGGCACCCCGTATCTACGAGGGGGCGACCGAGGTCCAGCGCACGATCATCGCGAAGGAGCTGTACGCGTCCCACCACAGCGCCCCCGGCACGCACCGGCAGGAGCCGCGTCCATGA
- a CDS encoding AMP-binding protein has translation MELTPSAHLDSFARDRLPPPDRWPRLLFDLPELAYPDRLNCGAELLDRTVERFGAGRPAFHDGDGGVWTYGELQDRVDRIAHVLTSDLRVRPGNRVLLRGPTTPWLAACWLAVMKAGAVAVTVLAQQRAPELATMADAAHCTHALCDVHSLDELLTARIPGLRVTPFGGEGPDDLLALAARRPGPYAAVETAADDVALIAFTSGTTGRPKGCVHFHRDVLAVADTFSARVLRPLPDDVFAGSPPLAFTFGLGGLVVFPLRAGASAVLLEQAGPKQLLAAIERHRISVLFTAPTAYRVMLDELAQGTAPDLGSLRRCVSAGENLPEATWRAWYARTGLRLINGIGATELLHIFISAADADIRPGTTGRPVPGWQARIVDREGKDVPDGEEGLLAVRGPVGCRYLADPRQAEYVREGWNVTGDTYVREPDGYFRYVSRADDMIISAGYNIAGPQVEEVLLDHPDVVETAVVGRPDELRGQVVVAYTVVRDGVPRDAGTAAALRAFVRARLAPYKSPREIVFLDALPRTPTGKLQRFRLRDPV, from the coding sequence ATGGAGCTGACACCCTCGGCCCACCTCGACAGCTTCGCCCGTGACCGGCTGCCTCCGCCGGACCGGTGGCCGCGTCTCCTCTTCGACCTCCCCGAGCTGGCGTACCCCGACCGGCTCAACTGCGGCGCCGAGCTCCTCGACCGCACGGTGGAACGGTTCGGCGCCGGACGGCCCGCCTTCCACGACGGCGACGGCGGTGTCTGGACCTACGGAGAACTCCAGGACCGGGTCGACCGCATCGCCCATGTCCTCACCTCCGACCTGCGGGTCCGGCCCGGCAACCGGGTCCTCCTGCGCGGCCCCACCACCCCCTGGCTGGCAGCCTGCTGGCTCGCCGTGATGAAGGCCGGCGCGGTCGCCGTCACGGTCCTCGCCCAGCAGCGCGCCCCCGAGCTCGCCACCATGGCCGACGCGGCCCACTGCACCCACGCCCTCTGCGACGTCCACTCCCTCGACGAACTCCTCACCGCCCGGATCCCGGGGCTCCGCGTCACCCCCTTCGGCGGGGAGGGCCCGGACGACCTGCTCGCCCTCGCGGCCCGCCGGCCCGGCCCGTACGCGGCGGTGGAGACGGCCGCCGACGACGTGGCCCTCATCGCGTTCACCTCCGGCACGACCGGGCGGCCCAAGGGCTGCGTCCACTTCCACCGGGACGTCCTGGCCGTCGCCGACACCTTCTCCGCGCGCGTCCTGCGCCCGCTGCCCGACGACGTCTTCGCCGGTTCGCCGCCGCTCGCCTTCACGTTCGGCCTCGGCGGGCTCGTCGTCTTCCCCCTGCGGGCCGGGGCGAGCGCGGTCCTTCTCGAACAGGCCGGACCCAAGCAGCTGCTCGCCGCGATCGAACGCCACCGGATCTCGGTGCTCTTCACCGCGCCGACGGCCTACCGGGTCATGCTCGACGAACTCGCCCAGGGCACGGCCCCCGATCTCGGCTCCCTGCGACGCTGCGTCTCGGCCGGGGAGAACCTGCCGGAGGCCACCTGGAGGGCCTGGTACGCGCGCACCGGACTGCGCCTCATCAACGGCATCGGCGCCACCGAGCTCCTGCACATCTTCATCTCCGCCGCCGACGCCGACATCCGCCCCGGCACCACCGGCCGCCCCGTCCCCGGCTGGCAGGCCAGGATCGTCGACCGCGAGGGCAAGGACGTCCCGGACGGGGAGGAGGGCCTGCTCGCGGTGCGCGGCCCGGTCGGCTGCCGCTATCTGGCCGATCCCCGCCAGGCGGAGTACGTACGGGAGGGGTGGAACGTCACGGGCGACACGTACGTCCGCGAGCCCGACGGCTACTTCCGCTACGTCTCACGCGCCGACGACATGATCATCTCGGCCGGGTACAACATCGCGGGGCCCCAGGTGGAGGAGGTGCTCCTCGACCACCCCGACGTGGTGGAGACGGCGGTCGTGGGCCGCCCCGACGAGCTGCGCGGGCAGGTCGTCGTCGCCTACACGGTGGTGCGGGACGGGGTGCCGCGCGACGCCGGCACCGCCGCCGCGCTGCGGGCCTTCGTCCGCGCCCGGCTCGCACCGTACAAGTCGCCCCGCGAGATCGTCTTCCTCGACGCGCTGCCGCGCACCCCCACGGGAAAGCTCCAGCGCTTCCGGCTGCGCGACCCGGTGTGA
- a CDS encoding PaaX family transcriptional regulator, which produces MAEQHTPRSLIVSLYGAYGRGPDGSPMPVAALIRLLAVLGVDAPSVRSSVSRLKRRGLLLPGRTADGAAGYALSDDARRLLDDGDRRIYARTEPKLSEGWVLAVFSVPEAERHKRHLLRSRLARLGFGTAAPGVWIGPARLYEETRNALERLELSPYVDLFRGDHLGYAATAGAVARWWDLPAIARLHEEFLAAHEPVLRAWRAAPAGAGGPEGGAAPGGAEEAYRDYLLALDSWRRLPYADPVLPAELLPDDWPGRRSAEVFAALHELLRDRGAEFVRPYVSGAGGGPGTRPASGSGSGSGSGSGSGSGD; this is translated from the coding sequence GTGGCCGAGCAGCACACCCCCCGATCCCTGATCGTCTCCCTCTACGGCGCGTACGGCCGTGGCCCGGACGGGTCGCCGATGCCGGTGGCCGCGCTCATCCGGCTGCTCGCGGTCCTCGGGGTGGACGCGCCTTCGGTGCGGTCCTCGGTCTCGCGGCTCAAGCGGCGCGGACTGCTGCTGCCGGGCCGGACGGCCGACGGCGCCGCCGGATACGCCCTCTCGGACGACGCCCGCCGGCTCCTGGACGACGGCGACCGCCGGATCTACGCCCGTACCGAGCCCAAGCTCTCCGAGGGCTGGGTCCTGGCCGTCTTCTCGGTTCCCGAGGCCGAGCGCCACAAGCGGCACCTGCTGCGCTCCCGGCTCGCCCGCCTGGGCTTCGGCACGGCGGCGCCCGGTGTCTGGATCGGCCCCGCGCGGCTGTACGAGGAGACCCGGAACGCCCTGGAGCGCCTGGAGCTGTCCCCGTACGTGGACCTCTTCCGGGGCGACCACCTGGGGTACGCGGCGACGGCGGGGGCGGTGGCCCGCTGGTGGGACCTGCCCGCCATCGCCCGGCTCCACGAGGAGTTCCTGGCGGCCCACGAACCGGTGCTGCGGGCCTGGAGGGCGGCTCCGGCGGGCGCGGGGGGCCCAGAGGGCGGCGCAGCCCCGGGAGGCGCCGAGGAGGCCTACCGGGACTATCTGCTCGCCCTGGACTCCTGGCGCCGTCTGCCGTACGCGGACCCGGTGCTCCCGGCCGAGCTGCTGCCCGACGACTGGCCCGGCCGGCGCTCGGCGGAGGTCTTCGCGGCCCTGCACGAGCTGCTGCGGGACCGCGGCGCGGAGTTCGTCCGGCCGTACGTGTCCGGGGCGGGCGGCGGGCCCGGGACCCGGCCCGCGTCCGGGTCCGGGTCCGGGTCCGGGTCCGGGTCCGGGTCCGGGTCCGGGGACTAG
- a CDS encoding RidA family protein: MSLHRHNPAELAPPTGFSHAVTATGTRLVFLAGQTALDSEGAVVGDTLTEQFTTALANLLTALRHAGGTPADLARVTVYTTDVDDYRAHAPELGRVWRRLAGRDYPAMAVIGVVRLWDEQARVELDGFAVLDEPAHA; the protein is encoded by the coding sequence ATGAGCCTGCACCGCCACAACCCCGCCGAACTCGCCCCGCCCACGGGCTTCTCCCACGCCGTCACCGCCACCGGCACCCGGCTGGTCTTCCTCGCCGGACAGACAGCCCTCGACAGCGAGGGCGCCGTCGTGGGGGACACCCTGACCGAGCAGTTCACCACCGCGCTCGCGAATCTGCTCACCGCCCTGCGTCACGCCGGCGGCACTCCGGCCGACCTCGCCCGCGTCACCGTCTACACCACCGACGTCGACGACTACCGCGCGCACGCACCCGAACTCGGGCGCGTCTGGCGGAGGTTGGCGGGCCGCGACTACCCGGCGATGGCCGTGATCGGAGTCGTACGGCTCTGGGACGAGCAGGCCCGGGTGGAGCTGGACGGCTTCGCGGTCCTGGACGAACCCGCCCACGCTTGA
- a CDS encoding bifunctional salicylyl-CoA 5-hydroxylase/oxidoreductase, with translation MAVVGGGPGGLYAAALLKRLDPARDVTVWERNAPSDTFGFGVVLSDETLGGIRDADPVVYEALGRDLVRWDDVDVVHRGHRTTSTGHGFAALGRRRLLEILHARCADLGVRLRFRTEAPPADVLAAGHDLVVAADGVHSRTREAHAAHFRPRITTHRCRYIWLAADFAFDAFRFEIAETEYGVMQLHAYPYEAGASTAIVEMREEVWRAAGFDELDEAESTVRCAKIFAEALGGRELRSHRSAWTAFRTVVNARWSYGNTVLIGDAAHTAHFSIGSGTKLAVEDALALAHSLRDRPTPAEGLAAYEAERRPVVESTQRAATASLQWFEDLAGHVDRPPRRFAFDLLTRSRRVTHANLRLRDPAFTATVERDFGCPPGTPPMFTPFRLRGLTLRNRIVVSPMDMYVAEDGVPGDFHLVHLGSRALGGAGLVMTEMVCVSPEGRITPGCTGLWTDEQAAAWNRITAFVHGRAPGTAIGVQLGHSGRKGSTRRMWEGIDQPLTEGNWPLVAASPLPYRPGVNQTPQALDRAGLTAVREEFTAAARRAAHAGFDLLELHCAHGYLLSGFLSPLTNHRTDGYGGDLAARLRFPLEVFDSVREVWPDDRPMTVRVSATDWAEGGTTGEDAVAIARAFAEHGADAIDVSTGQVVSDETPAYGRSYQTPYADRIRNGAGVPVIAVGAISSWDDVNSLLLAGRADLCALARPHLYDPNWTLHAAAEQEYEGPAAPWPAPYRAGNRPPPTGRRG, from the coding sequence ATCGCCGTCGTCGGTGGCGGGCCCGGTGGTCTCTACGCCGCCGCCCTCCTCAAGCGGCTCGACCCCGCCCGCGACGTCACCGTCTGGGAGCGGAACGCCCCCTCCGACACCTTCGGCTTCGGCGTCGTCCTCTCCGACGAGACGCTCGGCGGCATCCGTGACGCCGACCCCGTCGTCTACGAGGCGCTCGGCCGCGACCTCGTCCGCTGGGACGACGTCGACGTCGTCCACCGGGGCCACCGGACCACCTCCACCGGCCACGGCTTCGCCGCCCTCGGCCGCCGCCGGCTCCTGGAGATCCTGCACGCCCGCTGCGCCGACCTGGGCGTCCGGCTCCGCTTCCGCACCGAGGCCCCGCCCGCCGACGTCCTCGCCGCCGGTCACGACCTGGTCGTCGCCGCCGACGGCGTGCACAGCCGGACCCGCGAGGCCCACGCCGCCCACTTCCGCCCCCGGATCACCACCCACCGCTGCCGCTACATCTGGCTCGCCGCGGACTTCGCCTTCGACGCCTTCCGCTTCGAGATCGCCGAGACCGAGTACGGCGTGATGCAGCTGCACGCCTATCCCTACGAGGCCGGCGCCTCCACCGCCATCGTCGAGATGCGCGAGGAGGTCTGGCGGGCCGCCGGGTTCGACGAACTCGACGAGGCGGAGTCCACCGTCCGCTGCGCGAAGATCTTCGCCGAGGCGCTCGGCGGCCGGGAGCTGCGCTCCCACCGATCCGCCTGGACCGCCTTCCGTACCGTCGTCAACGCCCGCTGGTCCTACGGCAACACCGTGCTCATCGGCGACGCCGCCCACACCGCTCACTTCTCCATCGGCTCCGGCACCAAGCTGGCCGTCGAGGACGCCCTGGCCCTGGCCCACAGCCTCCGCGACCGCCCCACCCCAGCCGAGGGGCTCGCGGCCTACGAGGCCGAGCGCCGGCCCGTCGTCGAGTCCACCCAGCGCGCGGCCACCGCGAGCCTCCAGTGGTTCGAGGACCTCGCGGGCCACGTGGACCGGCCGCCCCGCCGCTTCGCCTTCGATCTGCTCACCCGCAGCCGCCGCGTCACCCACGCCAACCTGCGGCTCCGTGACCCGGCCTTCACCGCCACCGTCGAGCGCGACTTCGGCTGCCCGCCCGGCACCCCGCCGATGTTCACGCCCTTCCGGCTCCGCGGACTGACCCTGCGCAACCGGATCGTCGTCTCCCCGATGGACATGTACGTCGCCGAGGACGGCGTCCCCGGCGACTTCCACCTCGTCCACCTGGGGTCCAGGGCCCTCGGAGGCGCCGGACTCGTCATGACCGAGATGGTCTGCGTGAGCCCGGAGGGCCGGATCACCCCCGGCTGCACCGGCCTGTGGACCGATGAACAGGCCGCCGCCTGGAACCGGATCACCGCCTTCGTCCACGGCCGGGCACCCGGCACGGCGATCGGCGTCCAGCTCGGCCACTCCGGCCGCAAGGGCTCCACCCGGCGCATGTGGGAGGGCATCGACCAGCCCCTGACCGAGGGCAACTGGCCGCTCGTCGCCGCCTCGCCGCTCCCGTACCGGCCCGGCGTCAACCAGACCCCGCAGGCCCTCGACCGTGCCGGACTCACCGCCGTGCGCGAGGAGTTCACGGCCGCCGCCCGCCGTGCCGCGCACGCCGGCTTCGACCTCCTCGAACTGCACTGCGCCCACGGCTATCTGCTCTCCGGCTTCCTCTCCCCGCTCACCAACCACCGGACCGACGGCTACGGCGGCGACCTCGCCGCCCGGCTCCGCTTCCCGCTCGAAGTCTTCGACTCCGTAAGGGAGGTGTGGCCCGACGACCGCCCCATGACCGTCCGCGTCTCCGCCACCGACTGGGCCGAGGGCGGGACGACCGGCGAGGACGCGGTCGCGATCGCCCGCGCCTTCGCGGAGCACGGGGCCGACGCGATCGACGTCTCCACCGGCCAGGTCGTGTCCGACGAGACCCCCGCCTACGGCCGCTCGTACCAGACGCCGTACGCCGACCGGATCCGCAACGGAGCCGGCGTCCCCGTGATCGCGGTCGGCGCGATCTCCTCCTGGGACGACGTCAACTCCCTGCTCCTGGCCGGCCGCGCCGATCTGTGCGCCCTCGCCCGCCCGCACCTCTACGACCCGAACTGGACCCTGCACGCCGCTGCCGAGCAGGAGTACGAGGGCCCGGCGGCCCCCTGGCCGGCCCCGTACCGCGCGGGCAACCGCCCGCCCCCGACCGGCCGTCGGGGCTGA
- a CDS encoding ATP-binding protein, translating to MPEATGPPAGAPAGAAGPAGPAANEHPAPRTTSPAASWRLRLPHTTAAVPIARALIRTALTGVGPGTAGHPDSDTAELLTAELVANAVEHTTGLGPIELVVELLATPGGCQIEVHDSEPARPGALVCPEPGEVDPWQEHGRGLLLIRALSSDCGHRPTAHGKAVWFTLPGIPAQRPRSER from the coding sequence ATGCCCGAAGCCACCGGACCCCCAGCCGGCGCACCCGCCGGAGCGGCCGGACCGGCCGGACCCGCCGCGAACGAACACCCCGCACCCCGGACCACCTCACCCGCCGCCTCCTGGCGCCTCCGGCTGCCCCACACCACCGCCGCGGTGCCGATCGCCCGCGCCCTGATCCGTACCGCGCTCACCGGCGTCGGCCCCGGGACCGCCGGCCACCCCGACAGCGACACCGCGGAGCTGCTCACCGCCGAGCTGGTCGCCAACGCCGTCGAGCACACCACGGGCCTCGGCCCCATCGAGCTGGTCGTCGAGCTGCTCGCCACCCCCGGCGGCTGTCAGATCGAGGTCCACGACTCCGAGCCCGCCCGTCCGGGCGCTCTCGTCTGCCCCGAGCCGGGCGAGGTGGACCCCTGGCAGGAGCACGGCCGGGGCCTGCTCCTCATCCGGGCCCTCAGCAGCGACTGCGGCCACCGCCCCACCGCGCACGGCAAGGCGGTCTGGTTCACCCTGCCCGGGATACCGGCGCAGCGACCTCGCTCGGAGCGGTGA
- a CDS encoding enoyl-CoA hydratase family protein yields MSPFTGSTPRTARWHHLRVDIDRGVATVTLARPAKLNALTFGAYADLRDLLAELSRERSVRALVLDGEGRGFCSGGDVDEIIGATLALDTAQLLDFNRMTGQVVRALRECPFPVVAALHGVAAGAGAVLALAADFRIADPTTRFAFLFTRVGLSGGDMGAAYLLPRVVGLGHATRLLMLGEPVLAPEAERIGLLSELTEEGGAGERAAELARRLADGPALALAQTKALLTSELDMPLAASIELDAATQALLMNGEDYAEFHAAFTEKRPPKWRGC; encoded by the coding sequence ATGAGCCCCTTTACCGGCTCCACGCCCCGCACGGCACGCTGGCACCATCTGCGCGTCGACATCGACCGGGGCGTCGCCACCGTCACGCTGGCCCGCCCCGCGAAACTCAACGCCCTCACGTTCGGTGCCTACGCCGATCTGCGCGACCTCCTCGCCGAGCTCTCCCGCGAGCGGTCCGTCCGTGCCCTCGTCCTCGACGGCGAGGGCCGCGGCTTCTGCTCCGGCGGCGACGTCGACGAGATCATCGGTGCCACGCTCGCGCTCGACACCGCCCAGCTCCTCGACTTCAACCGGATGACCGGCCAGGTCGTCCGGGCCCTCCGCGAGTGCCCCTTCCCGGTCGTCGCCGCCCTCCACGGCGTCGCGGCGGGCGCCGGGGCCGTACTCGCCCTCGCGGCCGACTTCCGGATCGCCGACCCCACGACCCGCTTCGCGTTCCTCTTCACCCGGGTCGGACTCTCCGGCGGCGACATGGGCGCGGCGTATCTGCTGCCCCGGGTCGTCGGCCTCGGCCACGCCACCCGGCTCCTCATGCTGGGCGAGCCCGTCCTGGCCCCCGAGGCCGAGCGCATCGGCCTGCTCTCCGAACTCACCGAGGAGGGCGGGGCGGGGGAGCGGGCGGCCGAACTCGCCCGACGCCTGGCCGACGGTCCGGCACTGGCCCTCGCCCAGACCAAGGCGCTGCTCACCTCGGAACTGGACATGCCGCTGGCCGCCTCGATCGAACTCGACGCGGCCACCCAGGCCCTCCTCATGAACGGCGAGGACTACGCGGAGTTCCACGCCGCCTTCACGGAGAAGCGCCCGCCGAAATGGCGGGGGTGCTGA
- a CDS encoding anthrone oxygenase family protein, with amino-acid sequence MTEQRGGKGAGAVLGAATVATGLIAGVWFAYVCSVMPALARSDDRVYVDVMRNINEVIQNPVFFTPFFGSTVLAAVAAWQHRATRARVWTLAALVLSVAVFLVTSAANVPLNDALAAAEDPAAARAAFEGPWVVWNLVRAILTTVGFACLLRALAVRSRPRD; translated from the coding sequence ATGACAGAGCAGCGGGGTGGGAAGGGTGCCGGGGCGGTCCTCGGCGCGGCGACGGTGGCGACGGGGCTGATCGCGGGGGTGTGGTTCGCGTACGTGTGCTCGGTGATGCCGGCACTGGCACGCAGCGACGACCGGGTCTACGTCGACGTGATGCGGAACATCAACGAGGTGATCCAGAACCCGGTCTTCTTCACCCCGTTCTTCGGGTCGACGGTCCTCGCGGCGGTGGCCGCCTGGCAGCACCGTGCCACCCGGGCGCGGGTCTGGACGCTCGCCGCGCTCGTCCTCTCGGTGGCGGTCTTCCTGGTCACCTCGGCGGCGAACGTACCCCTCAACGACGCGCTCGCCGCCGCCGAGGACCCCGCGGCCGCCCGCGCGGCCTTCGAGGGGCCCTGGGTGGTCTGGAACCTGGTCCGCGCGATCCTGACCACGGTGGGCTTCGCCTGCCTGCTCCGGGCCCTGGCGGTACGGTCCCGGCCCCGGGACTAG